The Candoia aspera isolate rCanAsp1 chromosome 6, rCanAsp1.hap2, whole genome shotgun sequence genome has a segment encoding these proteins:
- the NPPC gene encoding C-type natriuretic peptide codes for MPALRAHLARQASAARETLLQQRARLGSDAPAVEVSPAPTRSPPQPGMYVSRLAAGGLLLALLALALDGKPAPPPPPPPHKGPPGGTTALKRELAELLEASSGPAAGGGRSSSKAGAGSSSASTPQQQPPQTKSKGASTASRLMRDLRTDTKQSRAAWGRLVHPEHHAGGGGGGGGGGGGSRRLKGLAKKGLAKGCFGLKLDRIGSMSGLGC; via the exons ATGCCGGCGTTGCGAGCGCATCTGGCCAGGCAGGCGAGCGCGGCCCGCGAGACGCTCCTGCAGCAACGCGCCCGGCTCGGCTCGGACGCCCCCGCCGTCGAGGTTTCTCCCGCTCCCACCCGCTCGCCCCCGCAGCCCGGGATGTACGTCTCGCGCCTGGCGGCCGGCGGGCTGCTCCTGGCCCTGCTGGCACTCGCGCTGGACGGGAAgccggcgccgccgccgccgccaccaccgCACAAG GGCCCCCCAGGCGGCACGACGGCGTTGAAGCGCGAGCTGGCGGAGCTGCTGGAGGCGTCGTCGGGCCCCGCGGCGGGCGGCGGGCGCAGCAGCTCGAAGGCGGGCGCGGGCAGTAGTTCCGCGTCGACgccgcagcagcagccgccgcagACGAAGAGCAAAGGAGCGTCGACGGCGTCGCGGCTGATGCGGGACCTGCGCACCGACACCAAGCAGTCGCGGGCCGCCTGGGGGCGGTTGGTGCACCCCGAGCACCatgcaggcggcggcggcggcggcggcggcggcggtggcggatCGCGGCGACTCAAGGGGTTGGCGAAGAAGGGGCTGGCCAAGGGCTGCTTCGGCCTGAAGCTCGACCGCATCGGCTCCATGAGCGGCCTGGGCTGCTGA